A single Nitrospirota bacterium DNA region contains:
- a CDS encoding GIY-YIG nuclease family protein has translation MYYTYILKSIKTPGAIYIGYTGDLTSRLEQHNDPQNTGYTRRHAPWEIETSIAFSEKEEAQRFELYLKSSSGKAFMKKRLLSGEFREVLEKFNNGR, from the coding sequence ATGTATTACACATATATCTTGAAAAGCATCAAAACTCCCGGGGCGATATATATCGGATATACTGGTGATCTGACATCAAGATTGGAGCAGCATAATGACCCTCAAAATACCGGGTATACCAGGAGACACGCTCCATGGGAGATAGAAACATCTATAGCTTTTTCTGAAAAAGAAGAAGCTCAAAGATTTGAACTGTACCTTAAGTCCAGTTCTGGCAAGGCATTTATGAAAAAAAGACTGCTATCGGGTGAATTTAGAGAGGTCTTGGAGAAGTTTAATAACGGCAGGTAA